Proteins from one Dysgonomonas sp. HDW5A genomic window:
- the menA gene encoding 1,4-dihydroxy-2-naphthoate octaprenyltransferase, which yields MASLKHWISALRPRTLFLAVASTICANGMAYSTGRFNVSVCILTILTATFLQLLSNLANDLGDYQHGTDITGHRVGPTRTVQSGAITPHQMKIAISVAVFCSMLIGAALIYEASQFMNIVYMVLFLFLGAAAIWAAIKYTAGKNPYGYKGFGDIFSFIFFGPVAVVGTYFLHVHKMTFQPWLPAIGLGLFTAAVLNVNNMRDMDNDRNSGKMTLVIHLGLAKAKLYHSFLSIGGIACFIAYSLIYSSQWYSYLYMIFFIPFLIILRNIYKTEDNRLLDPYLKFTSLSAFVLSVAFAICINI from the coding sequence ATGGCTTCTTTAAAACACTGGATATCCGCATTACGTCCACGCACTTTATTTTTAGCAGTAGCCTCTACTATTTGTGCAAATGGTATGGCATACAGTACCGGACGATTTAATGTGAGTGTATGTATCCTGACGATATTAACTGCAACATTTCTTCAATTACTCTCTAACCTGGCAAACGATCTGGGCGATTACCAACACGGCACCGATATTACAGGACATCGTGTAGGCCCTACTCGTACGGTACAAAGTGGTGCAATTACACCACATCAAATGAAGATTGCCATTTCGGTTGCTGTTTTTTGTTCAATGCTCATAGGTGCTGCTTTGATTTATGAAGCATCACAATTTATGAATATTGTCTATATGGTTTTGTTCTTATTTTTGGGAGCAGCAGCTATCTGGGCAGCTATTAAATATACAGCAGGAAAAAACCCTTATGGATACAAAGGATTCGGAGATATTTTTTCTTTTATTTTCTTTGGTCCCGTTGCTGTGGTAGGAACTTATTTTCTACATGTACACAAAATGACTTTTCAACCTTGGCTTCCAGCAATCGGACTCGGTTTGTTTACGGCTGCGGTACTCAATGTTAATAATATGCGGGACATGGATAACGACCGAAACTCAGGTAAAATGACACTCGTTATTCATTTAGGACTAGCAAAGGCAAAGTTATACCATTCGTTTCTTTCCATTGGTGGAATAGCTTGTTTCATTGCATACAGCCTCATATATAGCAGCCAATGGTATAGTTATTTATACATGATCTTTTTTATTCCTTTCTTGATTATACTTCGTAATATATATAAAACGGAAGATAACCGATTATTAGATCCTTATCTGAAATTTACATCTCTATCGGCTTTTGTTTTGTCTGTAGCTTTTGCAATATGCATTAATATCTAA
- a CDS encoding SLC13 family permease, producing MSITLIILFVSSAFFMSGKVRSDLVAMCALLALVLTNIITPAEALSGFSSSIVLMMVGLFIVGGGIFRTGLAKLISSKILRLAGESETKLFVLVMLVTASIGAFVSNTGTVAVMMPIVVSIAVSANISPRRFLMPLAFASSMGILTLIATPPNLIISEELQKNGFEALSFFSFTPVGLICLGIGIIVLYFLSKIFLSKDDRVDDDKSKGKTLDDLADEYQLHKLTHLSIPEHSDMIGKTLRDLSIPSFYNISVVTVEKIVNASRFNKSVSEVVAGPNTVIEKGDILVCYGKKSNLTRFIEEKELSLVEKEGTGKDIFDFKDIGIAEVFIMPNSKLVNRTIIDAHFRDEFNVNILGIQRNNEYKMSDLQKEKLHSGDALLIQGTWGDIASLGNRQEDLVLVGQPLEEAAKVTLDHKAPVAAIIMILMVIAMVSNIVAPVIAVLTAAVMMVITGCLRNMEEAYKNINWESVVLIAGMMPMAVAFEQTGAAGIISGTLVNGLGPYGPYALLAGIYFGTSTLTMFISNTATALLFAPIGMQAAVNMGVSPYPFMFAVAVAASMCFASPFSTAPNALVMSAGKYKFMDYIRVGLPLQIIMGIVMILVLPLLFPF from the coding sequence ATGAGTATTACGTTGATAATACTTTTTGTTTCATCGGCATTCTTTATGAGCGGTAAAGTGAGGTCAGATCTGGTTGCGATGTGTGCGCTTCTGGCATTGGTGCTTACGAATATAATAACACCGGCGGAAGCATTGTCGGGCTTTTCGAGTTCTATTGTCCTCATGATGGTGGGACTGTTTATTGTCGGAGGAGGTATCTTTCGTACCGGGCTTGCAAAACTGATAAGTTCCAAGATACTTCGTTTGGCAGGGGAAAGCGAAACCAAGCTGTTTGTATTAGTGATGTTGGTGACTGCTTCGATAGGTGCTTTTGTTAGTAATACAGGTACTGTAGCTGTGATGATGCCTATTGTTGTGAGTATTGCTGTGAGTGCTAATATCAGCCCCCGACGATTTTTGATGCCTTTGGCTTTTGCTAGTAGTATGGGTATATTGACCTTAATTGCAACTCCTCCTAACTTAATTATCAGTGAAGAATTGCAGAAAAACGGATTCGAAGCTTTGAGTTTCTTTTCGTTTACCCCTGTAGGTTTAATCTGTTTGGGGATAGGAATTATTGTCTTATACTTTTTAAGCAAAATTTTCCTGTCAAAAGATGATAGAGTAGATGATGATAAAAGTAAAGGTAAAACACTCGATGATCTGGCAGATGAATATCAGTTGCATAAATTAACGCATTTGAGTATTCCCGAACATTCGGATATGATTGGAAAAACTTTGAGAGATTTGAGTATACCTAGTTTTTACAACATAAGTGTAGTAACTGTTGAAAAGATTGTAAACGCATCCCGATTCAATAAGAGTGTGAGTGAAGTTGTGGCAGGGCCTAATACCGTTATCGAAAAGGGTGATATACTTGTCTGTTACGGTAAAAAAAGCAACCTGACTCGTTTTATCGAAGAAAAAGAATTGTCATTGGTTGAAAAAGAGGGGACTGGCAAAGATATCTTTGACTTTAAAGACATCGGTATTGCCGAGGTTTTCATTATGCCTAATTCGAAGCTTGTAAATCGCACAATTATAGATGCTCACTTCAGAGACGAGTTTAATGTGAATATACTCGGTATTCAACGAAATAATGAGTACAAAATGAGCGATCTACAGAAAGAAAAACTTCATTCGGGCGATGCTCTACTTATACAAGGTACATGGGGCGATATTGCGAGTCTGGGAAATCGTCAGGAAGATCTGGTACTCGTAGGTCAGCCTTTGGAAGAAGCTGCAAAAGTTACCTTGGATCATAAAGCACCCGTGGCAGCTATTATAATGATACTTATGGTAATTGCTATGGTGAGTAATATTGTAGCTCCCGTAATTGCTGTATTGACGGCTGCCGTGATGATGGTTATAACCGGTTGCCTTCGTAATATGGAAGAAGCATATAAAAATATAAATTGGGAGAGTGTTGTACTTATTGCAGGGATGATGCCTATGGCAGTTGCTTTTGAGCAGACAGGAGCGGCAGGTATTATATCGGGTACTCTTGTTAATGGGCTGGGACCTTATGGCCCTTATGCTTTGTTAGCCGGAATCTACTTTGGAACTTCTACTTTAACTATGTTTATAAGTAATACGGCAACCGCTTTGCTTTTTGCTCCTATTGGTATGCAGGCGGCGGTAAATATGGGTGTAAGCCCTTATCCATTTATGTTTGCGGTAGCAGTAGCGGCTAGTATGTGTTTTGCTTCGCCATTCTCCACAGCCCCCAATGCTTTGGTGATGTCGGCAGGTAAATATAAGTTTATGGATTATATCAGGGTTGGATTGCCTTTGCAAATAATTATGGGAATAGTTATGATTCTGGTATTGCCATTATTATTCCCGTTTTAA
- a CDS encoding TlpA family protein disulfide reductase — MKNKPLYLGIMFIILMNLLILSCVSTDKNTFPEPKIKSGTTKVSGIIENFEFKEGEEKAIVKLFVPNPVSGVPFRLETSLNKDGSFEFDVPLEADYMIGIINIEALNKNLIIGLGTAKETKLTIIDNKNGNIGIILSNPIGLTTEDALNLGEVLTQMYTTPSADSTYYKMAPKDFASVAIKNMEKILNIAANDTTLSLSTKNFVKNEYKLYYLSGCLLDYAGYIELNYQNFKTKEEPDNFTPQKPDISYYSFLQYFDLNNPQYIYNTTYSEVFQKILFDNTLNIPKIEDTPIDEWLKGVKTILATLIGSDNGLFYDMLAVNTYISQFENELKPLSEKQIANIKNYFKNKDFSKILLKRNEEIIRLAEQTTSPIIRNTPSVENKELMNTIISQYKGKAVFVDFWATWCGPCLSAMKEFREVKRNYKNKDIVFVYTTNTSSPLKLWEEKIKGIGGEQYYLSGEQWDYLLDSFDFSGIPTYQLYDANGILKDQITGYPGNIKMQQIIDEILPKK; from the coding sequence ATGAAAAACAAACCTCTTTATCTTGGAATAATGTTCATTATACTAATGAATCTACTCATTCTCTCGTGTGTATCTACAGACAAAAATACATTTCCCGAACCTAAAATAAAATCGGGTACAACTAAAGTTAGTGGTATAATTGAGAATTTTGAATTTAAAGAGGGAGAAGAAAAAGCTATAGTTAAACTGTTTGTACCCAATCCTGTTAGTGGTGTCCCTTTTAGACTGGAAACATCTTTAAACAAAGATGGCAGTTTTGAATTCGATGTTCCGCTGGAAGCGGATTATATGATTGGCATTATCAATATAGAAGCTCTTAATAAAAATTTAATCATCGGATTAGGCACAGCTAAAGAAACAAAGCTTACAATAATTGATAATAAAAATGGGAATATTGGTATTATCCTCTCTAATCCAATAGGATTAACTACGGAAGATGCATTAAATCTGGGAGAAGTTTTGACTCAAATGTACACTACACCTTCAGCCGACTCCACTTACTATAAAATGGCTCCAAAAGATTTTGCATCTGTTGCCATTAAAAATATGGAGAAAATTTTAAATATAGCAGCCAATGATACAACCTTATCCCTAAGCACAAAAAATTTCGTTAAGAATGAGTATAAATTATATTACCTATCCGGATGTCTCCTTGATTATGCAGGCTATATAGAATTAAATTATCAGAACTTCAAAACAAAAGAAGAACCGGATAACTTCACTCCGCAAAAACCAGATATATCATATTATAGCTTTCTTCAGTATTTTGACCTCAACAACCCTCAGTATATATATAATACAACCTATTCCGAAGTATTTCAAAAAATACTTTTTGACAATACTTTAAATATACCCAAAATCGAAGATACCCCGATAGACGAATGGCTTAAAGGAGTAAAAACTATACTAGCAACACTAATAGGTTCTGACAACGGCTTATTTTATGATATGCTAGCTGTTAATACCTATATCTCCCAGTTCGAAAATGAGTTAAAGCCTTTATCCGAAAAACAAATAGCAAATATTAAGAACTATTTCAAGAACAAAGACTTCTCAAAGATTCTATTAAAAAGAAATGAAGAGATTATAAGATTAGCAGAGCAAACAACAAGCCCTATCATAAGGAATACACCTAGCGTCGAAAATAAAGAACTGATGAATACTATTATCTCCCAATATAAAGGAAAAGCTGTTTTTGTTGATTTCTGGGCTACATGGTGCGGACCTTGCTTATCGGCAATGAAAGAATTCAGAGAAGTAAAAAGAAATTATAAAAATAAAGACATCGTATTTGTATATACAACCAATACTTCATCGCCTCTAAAACTTTGGGAAGAAAAAATAAAAGGCATAGGAGGAGAGCAATACTATCTATCAGGTGAGCAATGGGATTATTTGCTAGATAGTTTCGATTTTAGTGGAATACCGACTTACCAACTCTATGATGCGAACGGTATTTTGAAAGATCAAATTACAGGTTATCCAGGAAATATTAAGATGCAACAAATAATAGATGAAATACTTCCAAAGAAATAA
- a CDS encoding nucleobase:cation symporter-2 family protein, which produces MSAITEEGLDETILPIQKTDLIYQIEDRPPFKEAVFIAFQHLLAIFVAIVTPPLIIAASLGLDKETTSFLVSMALLASGISTFIQCRRIGPFGCGLLCVQGTSFSFIGALTASFHGMGIAALPVIFGVCIAGAPVEMIVSRILKYTQKIITPLVSGIVVTMIGLSLIKVGITACGGGFGAIQDGTFGSYRNLGLAGMVLVSILIFNSFRNKYIRMCSIVLGLLIGYVVSYFMGLIDFSQLGTLGMVNIPTPFKYGLGFDLSAFIAVALIYFITSIEAMGDITANSMIGGEPIKGEKFVKRVQGGVMADGFNSMLAGVFNSFPNSIFAQNNGLIQLTGVASRYVGYYIAGFLILLSAFPFIGGLFSLMPEPVLGGATLLMFGTVAASGVRIIASQNIDRKAILVLAVSFACGLGVELAPDILIQMPDWVKGIFSSGITTGGLVAITANIVIRIKE; this is translated from the coding sequence ATGTCTGCAATCACCGAAGAAGGGTTAGATGAAACGATTCTACCTATCCAGAAAACTGATCTGATTTATCAGATCGAAGACCGTCCGCCTTTTAAAGAAGCTGTCTTTATAGCCTTCCAGCATTTACTTGCTATTTTTGTCGCTATTGTGACCCCCCCATTGATAATTGCTGCCAGTTTGGGACTGGATAAGGAGACGACGAGCTTTTTGGTGTCTATGGCTCTTTTAGCATCGGGAATCTCCACCTTTATTCAATGTAGACGTATAGGACCTTTTGGTTGTGGCTTGCTCTGTGTACAAGGGACAAGCTTTTCTTTTATAGGTGCGTTAACTGCCAGTTTTCATGGTATGGGTATAGCAGCCCTGCCTGTTATATTCGGTGTGTGCATTGCAGGGGCTCCGGTGGAAATGATTGTCAGTAGAATATTAAAGTACACACAAAAAATTATTACTCCGCTAGTATCGGGTATCGTTGTTACAATGATCGGACTGAGTCTTATTAAAGTAGGTATTACAGCTTGTGGAGGTGGATTCGGAGCTATTCAAGACGGTACATTCGGCAGTTATCGTAATTTAGGATTAGCCGGTATGGTTTTGGTTTCTATTTTGATTTTCAATAGTTTCAGAAATAAATATATACGTATGTGTTCCATCGTATTGGGACTTTTGATAGGATACGTTGTTTCGTATTTTATGGGATTGATCGATTTTTCTCAGCTAGGAACTCTCGGAATGGTTAATATACCTACGCCGTTTAAATATGGATTGGGTTTTGATCTTTCGGCATTTATAGCCGTAGCACTCATTTATTTTATAACTTCTATCGAAGCGATGGGCGATATTACGGCTAACTCTATGATCGGTGGAGAACCTATCAAAGGAGAGAAATTTGTAAAACGTGTTCAAGGAGGAGTTATGGCCGATGGATTCAATTCCATGCTGGCAGGAGTTTTCAACTCGTTTCCTAATTCTATATTTGCTCAGAATAACGGATTAATTCAACTGACAGGAGTAGCCAGCCGTTATGTTGGTTATTATATTGCAGGATTCCTGATTTTGCTGAGTGCCTTTCCTTTTATCGGAGGACTTTTCTCATTGATGCCCGAACCGGTTCTGGGAGGTGCTACCTTGTTGATGTTTGGAACTGTTGCCGCATCGGGAGTGCGTATTATTGCATCTCAGAATATAGACAGAAAAGCAATATTGGTACTGGCTGTAAGCTTTGCTTGTGGGTTAGGCGTGGAACTTGCTCCTGACATTTTAATCCAGATGCCCGATTGGGTGAAGGGTATATTCTCTTCGGGAATTACTACGGGCGGACTCGTGGCTATTACAGCAAATATTGTTATCAGAATAAAGGAATAA
- a CDS encoding DUF6056 family protein — MKSIMNNVSSFLSRKGVQKILLYLAVTLFFGLVYILNILFPLQADDWGYSFIVDAANNSTVRVHSIFDIFVSQYNHYFEWGGRSVVHFIAQFLLFIDIRIAKLLNSFVYIGLFFMIYAIINKGKKPNAGLFIFLNIIMWLIQPAFSIVILWLTGSANYLWGALLLILFIYPYYLFFLKKSSNDPFFKSILFLFAGVICGWTNENSSLAMIALLVMLMGYLKYQKIKLPNWVIWGIIGACVGAAMMILAPGNAVRASMLSDNLGLSEVSNFKLLKIRLYNLYNAGALRLSVFTAIYAVFLFLFLKIGEVKNRMEILFLSFAFFVSALVGFVVLYPVPYFPRDVWTGIHIFFIMAIGLLYVNIPFDNLFMKVCRLVVFLGLVAAFINHYTILYKEVDYFSVKSKERELFVEQEKAKGIKDVIVSDQMVFPSGSLLGEPLSYDKGYWTNVLYARYYNLNSVRLKWTDE; from the coding sequence ATGAAAAGTATAATGAATAATGTATCCTCTTTTTTATCACGAAAAGGTGTCCAAAAGATATTGCTATATCTTGCTGTTACATTATTCTTTGGTTTGGTTTACATCCTTAACATTCTGTTTCCCTTACAGGCTGATGATTGGGGGTATTCCTTTATTGTTGATGCAGCTAATAACAGCACTGTAAGAGTACATAGTATATTTGATATTTTTGTATCTCAATACAATCATTATTTCGAATGGGGCGGTAGATCTGTTGTTCATTTTATAGCACAGTTTCTCCTCTTTATTGATATACGTATCGCTAAGCTATTAAACAGCTTTGTTTACATAGGCTTATTTTTTATGATATATGCCATTATAAATAAAGGGAAAAAGCCAAATGCAGGTTTGTTCATTTTCCTGAATATTATTATGTGGCTCATACAGCCGGCCTTTTCTATTGTTATTTTATGGCTAACCGGTAGTGCCAACTATCTATGGGGTGCCTTATTACTTATCTTATTTATTTATCCGTATTATTTATTTTTTCTCAAAAAAAGCTCAAACGACCCATTTTTCAAAAGTATACTGTTTCTCTTTGCAGGTGTGATTTGTGGATGGACAAACGAGAATTCATCTTTAGCGATGATCGCTTTGCTTGTTATGCTAATGGGATATTTGAAGTATCAAAAGATAAAACTTCCTAATTGGGTTATTTGGGGTATAATAGGTGCTTGTGTCGGTGCTGCAATGATGATACTTGCTCCCGGTAATGCGGTAAGAGCTTCGATGCTTTCTGATAATTTGGGACTTTCGGAGGTTTCAAACTTTAAGCTGTTAAAGATAAGGCTTTATAACTTATACAACGCGGGAGCACTGCGGCTATCAGTTTTTACTGCCATTTATGCCGTTTTCTTATTTTTATTCCTGAAGATTGGAGAAGTGAAAAATCGAATGGAGATTTTATTCCTTTCCTTCGCTTTTTTCGTATCCGCACTTGTTGGTTTTGTAGTATTATATCCGGTACCTTATTTCCCACGTGATGTATGGACCGGAATTCATATATTCTTTATTATGGCCATTGGTCTATTGTATGTCAATATTCCCTTTGATAATCTCTTTATGAAAGTTTGCCGTTTGGTAGTCTTTTTGGGCTTGGTTGCTGCTTTCATTAATCATTATACGATATTATATAAAGAGGTTGATTATTTTTCTGTGAAATCTAAAGAGCGGGAGCTTTTTGTTGAGCAAGAAAAAGCTAAAGGAATAAAGGATGTTATAGTTTCAGATCAGATGGTTTTTCCTTCAGGTTCGTTACTCGGTGAACCCTTGTCTTATGATAAGGGCTATTGGACGAATGTATTGTATGCACGCTATTACAATCTTAATTCGGTGCGATTAAAATGGACAGATGAGTGA
- the xpt gene encoding xanthine phosphoribosyltransferase, protein MKLLKDRILKDGKSFDGGILKVDSFINHQMDPILMKSIGVEFVRRFGNLPINKVITIEASGIAPAIMLGYLLELPVVFVKKAKPKTMEKMITSQVYSFTKDITYDVCVSSDFLTPDDTVVFIDDFLANGHAAVGVKDLVEKSGATLAGMGFIIEKSFQDGGKRLREQNIHVESLVRIKSLGDNKIEFEE, encoded by the coding sequence ATGAAATTATTAAAAGACAGAATACTCAAAGACGGAAAAAGCTTTGATGGAGGAATATTAAAAGTAGATAGCTTTATAAACCATCAGATGGATCCTATATTGATGAAGTCGATAGGTGTGGAGTTTGTACGCCGTTTCGGTAATCTTCCGATCAATAAAGTAATTACTATCGAAGCCAGTGGAATTGCTCCGGCTATCATGCTAGGTTATTTGCTCGAATTACCGGTTGTTTTTGTAAAGAAAGCAAAGCCAAAGACAATGGAAAAGATGATTACTTCGCAAGTATACTCATTTACTAAAGATATAACTTATGATGTCTGTGTGAGTAGCGATTTTTTGACTCCCGATGATACTGTTGTTTTTATTGACGACTTCCTTGCAAACGGACATGCTGCTGTTGGGGTGAAAGATTTGGTTGAAAAATCGGGTGCAACATTAGCAGGAATGGGCTTTATTATCGAAAAAAGCTTTCAGGATGGAGGCAAACGCCTTCGTGAGCAGAATATTCATGTAGAATCATTAGTCAGAATAAAAAGCTTAGGTGATAATAAAATAGAGTTCGAAGAGTAA
- a CDS encoding nucleotide exchange factor GrpE, with the protein MKDTNRNEELESLENDLNIEDVTNEQINDIDQEKESANLAEDFEKKFEDLNDSYLRLHAEFDNYRRRTMKEKADLLKTGNEKAILGVLTIVDDFERALPNIPDDAREGVELIYSKFLNFLAQNGVKEIDALGETFDTEKHEAITTVPAQSEDQKDKVIDCIQKGYTLNDKVIRFPKVIVAK; encoded by the coding sequence ATGAAGGATACTAATAGAAACGAAGAGCTAGAGTCACTAGAAAATGATTTAAACATTGAGGATGTGACAAATGAACAGATTAATGACATAGATCAAGAGAAAGAGAGTGCCAATCTGGCGGAAGACTTCGAAAAAAAGTTTGAAGATTTAAATGATTCATACTTGCGTCTGCATGCCGAGTTTGACAATTATCGCAGACGAACCATGAAAGAGAAAGCCGATCTGCTGAAGACGGGCAATGAAAAAGCCATTTTAGGGGTTCTTACAATTGTAGATGATTTCGAAAGAGCACTACCTAATATACCTGATGATGCAAGAGAAGGTGTAGAGCTTATCTACAGCAAATTCTTGAATTTTTTAGCTCAAAACGGCGTAAAAGAAATAGATGCTTTAGGAGAAACATTTGATACAGAGAAGCACGAAGCGATTACTACTGTACCGGCTCAAAGCGAAGATCAAAAAGACAAAGTAATAGACTGCATACAGAAAGGGTACACACTGAACGACAAAGTAATTCGTTTCCCTAAAGTAATTGTTGCAAAATAA